A single genomic interval of Coccidioides posadasii str. Silveira chromosome 1, complete sequence harbors:
- a CDS encoding uncharacterized protein (EggNog:ENOG410PFVF~COG:F), which produces MASQAQSWASNDWEAEEGIPRFEDPFIQKYLQGREALIEEEKKKRHDVHFRNALSPVVREACRIVEYIRAKELRDVWTKDVQSELGDEILYPGMMFRLARDRMEKTDLWKIMAKMPKGALLHGHIEAMIDLDILLHQVLSLPGMYMASSAPLDSENNLEITPLHFKYSSTVLSSHGSPTLWEREYHPLTFLPVQEVADAFPGQGIAGFREWLKSRCTIGHEASLNHHHGIDAIWEIFGRTFQVVDSILYYEPIFRACLRHMLAELHQDGIRYVEFRLAFDFEYRRDQSNTVEEDYIGFFEAFDDEIKKFKTSDAGKGFYGARMIWTTMRRYSNRDIVESMKQCILTKEEFPDLIAGFDLVGREDDGRPLVDLLPVLFWFKKQCALENMEIPFLFHAGECLGDGNETDRNLYDAILLGSRRIGHGFSLFKHPLLIELVKDKRILIECCPISNEILRLTSSIMAHPLPALLARGVPVALCNDDPTLMGYGKNGLTHDFCQVLYGLENTGLSGIATMAENSIRWSCFEDQSQTEWLRDIKEGITGHGLKAVRLKDWNVEFESFCQWVVVEFGPEVPDVDEA; this is translated from the exons ATGGCGTCGCAAGCCCAGAGCTGGGCGTCTAATGACTGGGAAGCCGAAGAGGGCATTCCCCGCTTCGAAGACCCGTTCATTCAAAAGTACCTGCAAGGTAGAGAGGCCTTGAtcgaggaagagaagaaaaaaagacacG ATGTCCACTTCCGAAATGCCTTGTCACCAGTGGTGAGGGAGGCTTGTCGAATTGTCGAATATATCCGTGCCAAAGAGCTGAGAGATGTGTGGACAAAGGATGTTCAAAGCGAACTAGGTGATGAGATTCTCTACCCTGGGATGATGTTTCGGCTGGCGAGGGATAGGATGGAGAAGACTGACCTTTGGAAAATTATGGCGAAAATGCCAAAGG GAGCATTATTACATGGTCATATAGAGGCAATGATTGATCTAGACATCCTGCTTCACCAGGTTCTCTCGTTACCTGGAATGTATATGGCATCTTCCGCACCCTTGGATTCAGAAAACAATCTTGAGATCACGCCGTTACactttaaatactcttcaACGGTGCTATCGTCACATGGATCTCCTACGCTCTGGGAAAGGGAATACCATCCTTTAACATTCCTGCCCGTGCAAGAGGTTGCTGACGCGTTTCCGGGCCAAGGGATAGCGGGTTTTCGAGAATGGCTCAAAAGTCGATGTACCATTGGGCACGAGGCTTCATTGAATCATCACCACGGCATAGACGCGATCTGGGAGATTTTCGGCAGAACCTTTCAAGTGGTAGACTCGATTTTATATTACGAGCCCATATTTCGTGCCTGTCTTAGGCACATGCTGGCCGAACTTCATCAGGATGGGATACGATATGTTGAGTTCCGTCTGGCGTTCGACTTTGAATACCGTAGGGATCAGAGTAATACTGTTGAAGAAGACTATATTGGATTTTTCGAAGCATTTGACgatgagatcaagaaattcaaGACATCCGATGCCGGTAAAGGGTTTTATGGGGCTAGGATGATCTGGACCACCATGCGAAGGTATTCGAATCGAGATATCGTGGAAAGCATGAAGCAGTGCATTTTGACAAAGGAAGAATTCCCTGACCTTATTGCTGGATTCGACCTGGTTGGCCGAGAAGACGACGGAAGGCCTCTGGTGGACTTACTACCGGTTTTGTTTTGGTTCAAAAAACAATGCGCTCTGGAGAACATGGAAATCCCGTTTCTTTTTCACGCTGGGGAATGTTTGGGGGATGGAAATGAAACAGACCGGAACCTTTATGATGCTATTTTATTGGGCAGCCGGAGGATCGGCCATggcttttctctttttaagCATCCGCTTTTGATTGAATTGGTGAAAGACAAGAGGATCCTTATCGAGTGCTGTCCTATTTCAAACGAGATTTTGCGGTTAACCAGTTCGATAATGGCGCATCCTCTTCCGGCCCTGCTAGCCCGAGGAGTACCCGTTGCACTGTGTAATGACGACCCGACCTTGATGGGCTATGGTAAGAACGGTCTCACCCATGATTTTTGCCAAGTCCTTTACGGCCTCGAGAACACGGGGCTTTCTGGGATAGCAACTATGGCAGAGAATTCCATTCGATGGAGTTGTTTCGAAGACCAGAGTCAGACAGAATGGCTTCGGGATATCAAGGAGGGTATCACAGGGCATGGGCTCAAGGCTGTGCGTTTGAAGGATTGGAATGTGGAGTTCGAGAGCTTTTGTCAATGGGTTGTAGTGGAGTTTGGGCCAGAAGTCCCTGATGTAGATGAAGCATGA